The window GGCAACCTGCTGCAGCGCAACCGGTGCTGGTACTACCGCAACCCCCACTTCAGCTGCCTCCAGAAGGGCGGCACCGGCTGCCCGGCGCGCCAGGGCGACCACCACTTCGGCGTGGTCAGCGGCGACGGTCCGTGCGTCGCCCCGCACCCGTCCACCCTGGCGATGGCCCTGCTCACCTACGATGCCGAGGTCCAGGTCCACGGCGAATCCCCGCGCGGCGTCGCCGACTTGTACGGGGACGGCGACCGGCTCTCCCACGGCGACCACCTGCTGCCGCCGGACCGCATCCTCACCGCGGTCCACCTGCCCGCACCGCTGCCCGGCGAACGCGCCGCCTGCCACCGGGCCATCAGCCGTGCCCATGCCGAATGGCCCCTGGTCGAGGCCACCGCCCGCCTCGTGCTCGACGGCTCCACGATCACGCACGCCGCCGTCGCGGCGGGCGGGGTGGCCCGCGTACCGCTGCGGCTCACGGAGGTGGAGGCCGCCCTGACCGGCCGCGAGGCCACCCCCGACGTCCTTGCCGCAGCCGCGGCGACGGTCCTCGCCCGCTGCCGGCCGCTGCCGCAGACCGGATACAAGGCCAAGCTGTTCAGGGACACCGTCCTGGAGGTCCTGGAACGGGCCGTCGGCCCGGCCGGCGCCGTCTAGCAGACCATTCGTCGCCGGTGGTCCGCAGGCACTCAGGCGGAGATCCGG is drawn from Streptomyces sp. NBC_01232 and contains these coding sequences:
- a CDS encoding FAD binding domain-containing protein, translated to MSTETALTDLSAAVLSRGGELRAGGTDTTARQRSGVSPGPFTDLGGAGHLRGCTALPGGGLRIGALTTLAELAADPHVRAGWPAVALSAGTAATPQIRSAGTVGGNLLQRNRCWYYRNPHFSCLQKGGTGCPARQGDHHFGVVSGDGPCVAPHPSTLAMALLTYDAEVQVHGESPRGVADLYGDGDRLSHGDHLLPPDRILTAVHLPAPLPGERAACHRAISRAHAEWPLVEATARLVLDGSTITHAAVAAGGVARVPLRLTEVEAALTGREATPDVLAAAAATVLARCRPLPQTGYKAKLFRDTVLEVLERAVGPAGAV